A region from the Synergistaceae bacterium genome encodes:
- the folK gene encoding 2-amino-4-hydroxy-6-hydroxymethyldihydropteridine diphosphokinase: MKIYFGLGSNLGDRLINLREAVQKLSTLGNIIKTSSVYETQAWGGVSQPDYLNACILIESKSSLEPHEILTQIKTFESQLGRVPSVRWGARKIDIDILLIDEIIYNSPDLIIPHVNLPDRLFVLVPLSEILPEKWTHPQNNKNVHEMIDSLRNKESWPAKIKNLL, from the coding sequence ATGAAAATTTATTTCGGACTCGGTTCAAATTTGGGCGACAGATTAATTAATTTGCGTGAAGCTGTGCAAAAACTTTCGACTCTGGGAAATATCATCAAAACAAGCAGCGTTTACGAGACTCAAGCGTGGGGAGGAGTGAGTCAGCCCGATTACTTGAACGCATGTATATTAATAGAGAGCAAATCGAGTCTTGAGCCTCACGAAATATTAACGCAGATAAAAACTTTTGAGTCCCAGCTTGGCCGCGTGCCTTCTGTCAGGTGGGGAGCTAGAAAAATTGACATTGATATTTTGCTGATTGACGAAATTATTTATAACTCGCCTGATTTGATTATCCCTCACGTTAATTTACCTGATAGATTATTTGTTCTCGTGCCGTTAAGTGAGATTCTGCCGGAAAAATGGACTCACCCGCAAAATAATAAAAATGTTCATGAAATGATTGACTCTTTGCGCAATAAAGAAAGCTGGCCGGCCAAAATTAAGAATCTGTTATAA